One segment of Pan paniscus chromosome 20, NHGRI_mPanPan1-v2.0_pri, whole genome shotgun sequence DNA contains the following:
- the GCDH gene encoding glutaryl-CoA dehydrogenase, mitochondrial isoform X1, with protein MALRGVSVRLLSRGPGLHVLRTWVSSAAQTEKGGRTQSQLAKSSRPEFDWQDPLVLEEQLTTDEILIRDTFRTYCQERLMPRILLANRNEVFHREIISEMGELGVLGPTIKGYGCAGVSSVAYGLLARELERVDSGYRSAMSVQSSLVMHPIYAYGSEEQRQKYLPRLAKGELLGCFGLTEPNSGSDPSSMETRAHYNSSNKSYTLNGTKTWITNSPMADLFVVWARCEDGCIRGFLLEKGMRGLSAPRIQGKFSLRASATGMIIMDGVEVPEENVLPGASSLGGPFGCLNNARYGIAWGVLGASEFCLHTARQYALDRMQFGVPLARNQLIQKKLADMLTEITLGLHACLQLGRLKDQDKAAPEMVSLLKRNNCGKALDIARQARDMLGGNGISDEYHVIRHAMNLEAVNTYEGTHDIHALILGRAITGIQAFTASK; from the exons ATGGCCCTGAGAGGCGTCTCCGTGCGGCTGCTGAGCCGCGGACCCGGCCTGCACGTCCTTCGCACGTGGGTCTCGTCGGCGGCGCAGACCG AGAAAGGCGGGAGAACACAGAGCCAACTGGCTAAGT CCTCGCGTCCCGAGTTTGACTGGCAGGACCCGCTGGTGCTGGAGGAGCAGCTGACCACAGATGAGATCCTCATCAGGGACACCTTCCGCACCTACTGCCAGGAGAGACTCATGCCTCGCATCCTGTTGGCCAATCGCAACGAAG TTTTTCATCGGGAGATCATTTCGGAGATGGGGGAGTTGGGTGTGCTGGGCCCCACCATCAAAG GATATGGCTGTGCTGGGGTTTCGTCTGTGGCCTATGGGCTCCTGGCCCGAGAGCTGGAGCGGGTGGACAGTGGCTACAGGTCGGCGATGAGTGTCCAGTCCTCCCTCGTCATGCACCCTATCTATGCCTATGGCAGCGAGGAACAGCGGCAGAAGTACCTGCCCCGGCTGG CCAAGGGGGAGCTCCTGGGCTGCTTCGGGCTCACAGAGCCCAACAGTGGAAGTGACCCCAGCAGCATGGAGACCAGAGCCCACTACAACTCATCCAACAAGAGCTACACCCTCAATGGGACCAAGACCTG GATCACGAACTCGCCTATGGCCGATCTGTTTGTAGTGTGGGCTCGGTGTGAAGATGGCTGCATTCGGGGCTTCCTGCTGGAGAAGGGGATGCGAGGTCTCTCGGCCCCCAGGATCCAGGGCAAGTTCTCGCTGCGGGCCTCAGCCACAGGCATGATCATCATGGACGGTGTGGAGGTGCCAGAGGAGAATGTGCTCCCTGGTGCATCCAGCCTGGGG GGTCCCTTCGGCTGCCTGAACAACGCCCGGTACGGCATCGCGTGGGGCGTGCTTGGAGCTTCGGAGTTCTGCTTGCACACAGCCCGGCAGTACGCCCTCGACAG GATGCAGTTTGGTGTCCCGCTGGCCAGGAACCAGCTGATTCAGAAGAAGCTGGCAGACATGCTCACTGAGATTACCCTGGGCCTTCACGCCTGCCTGCAGCTCGGCCGCTTGAAGGACCAGGACAA GGCTGCCCCCGAGATGGTTTCTCTGCTGAAGAGGAATAACTGTGGGAAAGCCCTGGACATCGCCCGCCAGGCCCGAGACATGCTGGGGGGGAATGGGATTTCTGACGAGTATCACGTGATCCGGCACGCCATGAACCTGGAGGCTGTGAACACCTACGAAG GTACACATGACATTCACGCCCTGATCCTTGGGAGAGCTATCACGGGAATCCAGGCGTTCACGGCCAGCAAATGA
- the GCDH gene encoding glutaryl-CoA dehydrogenase, mitochondrial isoform X2 produces MALRGVSVRLLSRGPGLHVLRTWVSSAAQTASRPEFDWQDPLVLEEQLTTDEILIRDTFRTYCQERLMPRILLANRNEVFHREIISEMGELGVLGPTIKGYGCAGVSSVAYGLLARELERVDSGYRSAMSVQSSLVMHPIYAYGSEEQRQKYLPRLAKGELLGCFGLTEPNSGSDPSSMETRAHYNSSNKSYTLNGTKTWITNSPMADLFVVWARCEDGCIRGFLLEKGMRGLSAPRIQGKFSLRASATGMIIMDGVEVPEENVLPGASSLGGPFGCLNNARYGIAWGVLGASEFCLHTARQYALDRMQFGVPLARNQLIQKKLADMLTEITLGLHACLQLGRLKDQDKAAPEMVSLLKRNNCGKALDIARQARDMLGGNGISDEYHVIRHAMNLEAVNTYEGTHDIHALILGRAITGIQAFTASK; encoded by the exons ATGGCCCTGAGAGGCGTCTCCGTGCGGCTGCTGAGCCGCGGACCCGGCCTGCACGTCCTTCGCACGTGGGTCTCGTCGGCGGCGCAGACCG CCTCGCGTCCCGAGTTTGACTGGCAGGACCCGCTGGTGCTGGAGGAGCAGCTGACCACAGATGAGATCCTCATCAGGGACACCTTCCGCACCTACTGCCAGGAGAGACTCATGCCTCGCATCCTGTTGGCCAATCGCAACGAAG TTTTTCATCGGGAGATCATTTCGGAGATGGGGGAGTTGGGTGTGCTGGGCCCCACCATCAAAG GATATGGCTGTGCTGGGGTTTCGTCTGTGGCCTATGGGCTCCTGGCCCGAGAGCTGGAGCGGGTGGACAGTGGCTACAGGTCGGCGATGAGTGTCCAGTCCTCCCTCGTCATGCACCCTATCTATGCCTATGGCAGCGAGGAACAGCGGCAGAAGTACCTGCCCCGGCTGG CCAAGGGGGAGCTCCTGGGCTGCTTCGGGCTCACAGAGCCCAACAGTGGAAGTGACCCCAGCAGCATGGAGACCAGAGCCCACTACAACTCATCCAACAAGAGCTACACCCTCAATGGGACCAAGACCTG GATCACGAACTCGCCTATGGCCGATCTGTTTGTAGTGTGGGCTCGGTGTGAAGATGGCTGCATTCGGGGCTTCCTGCTGGAGAAGGGGATGCGAGGTCTCTCGGCCCCCAGGATCCAGGGCAAGTTCTCGCTGCGGGCCTCAGCCACAGGCATGATCATCATGGACGGTGTGGAGGTGCCAGAGGAGAATGTGCTCCCTGGTGCATCCAGCCTGGGG GGTCCCTTCGGCTGCCTGAACAACGCCCGGTACGGCATCGCGTGGGGCGTGCTTGGAGCTTCGGAGTTCTGCTTGCACACAGCCCGGCAGTACGCCCTCGACAG GATGCAGTTTGGTGTCCCGCTGGCCAGGAACCAGCTGATTCAGAAGAAGCTGGCAGACATGCTCACTGAGATTACCCTGGGCCTTCACGCCTGCCTGCAGCTCGGCCGCTTGAAGGACCAGGACAA GGCTGCCCCCGAGATGGTTTCTCTGCTGAAGAGGAATAACTGTGGGAAAGCCCTGGACATCGCCCGCCAGGCCCGAGACATGCTGGGGGGGAATGGGATTTCTGACGAGTATCACGTGATCCGGCACGCCATGAACCTGGAGGCTGTGAACACCTACGAAG GTACACATGACATTCACGCCCTGATCCTTGGGAGAGCTATCACGGGAATCCAGGCGTTCACGGCCAGCAAATGA